ACGATGATGGTGGTTCAAACTCAGAAGGCTGGGAAGAAACCAACTTATCAGGCCGCCGAAATAGCTGGCAGCACTTCACCCTGGATGTACCATCAGGCTCATCATCTTTGACCGTCGAAATGCTCGGCGGCAATGGCGATGCCGATTTGTACGTCCGTTATGGTGCCACCCCAACCACCGACAACTGGGATTGTCGTCCTTACGTAAACGGCAATAATGAATTCTGTAGTTTTAGCAATCCAGCTGCAGGTACCTGGCACATCAGTGTACAAGGCTATATTTCGTACAGAGGCGTAACCCTTTCCGCCCAGAGCCAGTAATATTTAAGGCAGGTGCCGACACATTAGTGTGTCGGCATTCTCTATCACATCACTCAAAGACTAGCTTCCAAACCTATCTAACAAACTGTGGAAAAGCATCCCCAACACCAACCCCGGCCACCTCAATAAAGTGCCACCTGGAAACTCTACTTTAGGAAGAGAAGAAAACACGTTGTAACCCTCACTCTCCCCATAAATTGCATCAGCCAGAAGCTTACCGGCAAAAGTTGCCGTAGGCACTCCATGTCCAGAATACCCCTGACTGTAATATAGGCCCGACTGCAACTGCCCTATACAGGGCATCCGATTCATAGTAATGGCCAGCGTACCCCCCCAGCCGAAATCAACAGCAGTATTTTCCAGTTGCGGGTAAACCCTCAACATATACTTGCGGACGAAACTGCGAATATCTTTAGGGAAACGCCTGGTGTAATTTTCCCCTCCCCCAAAAATTAAACGATTATCGCCAGATAATTTCCAATAATTTATAACAAATAGAGTATCTTGCAGTGCGAAGTCATTGGCTATGATTTCCCTAGCGAGCCCCTCCGGTAAGGGCTCTGTTGCCAGCACAAAATTATTTATTGGCATTATGCGCCCCGCTAAGCGGGGCTCAAGATCTTTCAAATAACCATTGCAAGCTAAAATCAACTTTTCGGCCTTCACCTTTCCTCGTGCAGTTTTCACCGTAAATGGAGAAGAGCTCGAATACCCTTGCACACCACTACACTCAAAAAACCTGGCACCGGCAGAAACTGCTGCGCGGGCAAGACCTAATGCAAAATTGAGAGGATGAAGATGTAGCGAACCAAAATCCAGCTGTGCGCCGAGATATCGTTTGCTACTTACAAGCTGTCGAACTTCTTCTTTATCTATATACTCAACTTGCCTGTAATCATATTTCTCTCTGAGCTCTTCAGTTTCATCCTGCAGATATTTATCGTGACTGGATTTCGCTGCAAGATGCATGATCCCGCGTTTTAAATCACATTGAATCTGGTGCCTGACTATAAGACTTTCCACCAGTTGAACAGCGTTGATACTCAAATCCCAGAGCTGCTTAGCGGTGTCGAACCCGAACATGGCTTCCAGATCACCCTGACTTCGCCTTTGTCCAACACCGACATGTCCTCCATTCCTTCCTGATGCGCCCCAACCAATCCTATTAGCCTCCAGAAGCACCACACGGTAGCCGCGCTCTGCCAAGTGCAAAGCACTGGAGAGTCCCGTATAACCACCACCAATGATGCAGACATCTGCCTCCACGTTACCTTCCAGGCATGGATACTCCTGAAGGTCGTTAGCTGTAGCGGCATAATAGGATTCCGTGTGCTCATCCAACCTATTCATCACCTTCATATTTCTACCAGATACCCTCAATGCCATTTAAATAAACGGCCCTGTTCCAATCGGCAGTATATAGTTCCTTTACACAGGAGGAATTATTTTCAGCGCAACGCTTTCCGGCACTGATCATAGAATTTCACTCAGGAAGAAAAAGTAAGCAATGGCTATCCAATGGATAAAATTACAAACTGGCTGGCAAATCACAATATTGCAGAAGTTGAATGCCTTGTTCCCGACATGTCAGGTAACGCCAGAGGAAAGTTCACCCCCACCGATAAGTTCTTAACTCAAGACAGCCGTTTACCGGAAAGCATTTTGGTGCAAACTGTCACGGGGGATTATGTCGACGAACACAATGAGCTTGTTGATCCAGCAGACACCGACATGCTCCTAATCCCTGACCCCAACTCAGTGCGCCTAAACCCTTGGGCCAATGATCCGACAGCACAAATCATTCATGACTGCCATTCTCGAGATGGGGACCCTCACCCTATCAGCACCCGTAATATTTTAAAATTTGTCCTCGAAAAATATGCAGACAGAGGATGGAAGCCTATTGTCGCCCCTGAGGTAGAGTTTTATCTTGTAAAAAGAAACCTGGACCCGGATGAAAAGCTATCCGCGCCTGTGGGAAGATCGGGACGCACAGAAAAAACCCGACAATCCTATAGCATTGATGCGGCCAATGAATACGAGCCCATCATTGAAGACATGTATGATTTTTGTGAAGCTCAGGGGCTTGATGTCGACACACTGATCCACGAATCAGGCACTGCCCAGATGGAAATTAACTTTCTACATGGAGATCCACTTCATTTAGCTGACCAGGTCTTTACCTTTAAACGCACAGTGCGCGAAACGGCTCTGCGCCACGGCATTTATGCAACCTTCATGGCAAAACCGATGGAAGACGAACCTGGAAGCGCGCTGCACTTACACCAGAGTGTGGCGGATAGAAAAACCGGTGAAAATATTTTTGTCGATAATACAGGAAAAGAGAGCAATAATTTCTTGCATTTTATTGGCGGCATGCAGAAATACACTCCCGGTTTTATTAGTTTTTTTGCTCCAAATGTAAACTCCTATCGCCGCTTTACACCTGAAATGGCCGCACCCACCAGTCTCCACTGGGGTTACGACAACCGAACAACAGGCCTTCGGGTTCCCGACAGCTCGCCACAAAGTAAACGTCTTGAAAATCGTTTTCCCGGAGCAGACTGCAATCCCTACCTTGCCATAGCAGCTTCTCTTGCCTGCGGGTATTTAGGAATGACCAATAAAGTCGCACCGAGCGCACCTTATCAGGGCGACTGCTCCAAAGAGTCAATTACACTTCCCCGCACCCAGGAACATGCCCTGACACTCCTATCAGATTGTGATGAAGCAACAGAAATGTTTGGCAGTAAATTCGTAAAAGCCTGGAGCGCAATCAAGAGAAATGAATATGAAGAGTTTAATCGTGTGATCAGTTCGTGGGAGAGGGAATTTCTATTATTAAATGTATAAATAACCGTTCCACTAAAAGCTAACAGAAATAATAAACTGTTATCGCCAAATTTATTTTTTCGGAAAAAACAACTCATCTTTTCCACCTCACAGGCAGAACATCACTTCCTAATTTGTGACGATCCGAGCAAAAATATCGAAAACAATTCAAATATATTAGTTTGCCATCACCTTTTTGTTGCCTAGATGCGTATGCAGGGTAATCTCAAGTTGCCCAATTAATTAGGGCAACCGGTTTGAGAAAGCGAACGCCACTGCCGCTACCGCGGTCCCTTCCTGGCGACGGTTATCTTCTGCTGTCTTACCACATAAAAATCCAGCCTGTATTGGCCAACCAGATTTAATACGGTCCCCACAAGGGAAATACGGCTGTATACCGGCGGATTCATATATAAAAAAGCTATAAAAGGGAAAGCTAGCAATGAAGCATTTTGTAGGACTAAGCTGCACTTTAGCCTTGGCTATTAGTGCACATGCTGTTGAGCGCGTCCCCGCCACGGCGGACATGCTCTCACCACAAACTTTAGCTGCCACCGGCGGATCGGATATGGCGCTCGAAAAAGTTCGTGAGCGCACTCTCGTCAACGGCAAAACCGTAGCCCGCTACCAACAGACTCACAAAGGCATTCCTGTCTACGGCCAAACAGTAACCAGCTCCGGGCAGGGTCTGATTACTGAGGTTCGCGGCAATGTCATCACTGGGCTGGAACTGGAAGTACCCAATATCAAAGCATTTATCAATGAAGATAATGCTATTGAGCGGGCAATGGACCACCAGATCAACTGGCGCACGCAGCAGGGCGTTATCCAGGGAGCTTTGTCAGTTCAGGCTTTGAAGCTGGAAGCACATAACCCCAAAAAGAAACTCTACGTCTATATCGATGAGCAAGACAATGCCCGCTTGGCTTACCTGGTCAACTGGGTTGAGTACGGCGATGAACCCACACGCCCCTTCTACTTTATCGATGCAATGACTGGCGAAGTTCTCAAGCATTGGGACGGCTTGAACTTTGCACAAAATGCGACAGGCCCAGGGGGCAATTCAAAGACCGGGCGCTACGAGTACGGTACTGACTACCCCCACATGATTGTTGACGACAGCTGTGCCATGGATACGGACAATGTAGAAACCGTTGATATGAACCACAGCACGAATGGCGGTAGCATCCACTCGTTCACTTGCCCGGACAATGACTATAAGTCAATCAACGGCGCTTACTCACCACTCAATGACGCACACTTCTTTGGCGGTGTGGTGTTTGATCTCTATAGCGACTGGTACAACACATCCCCTCTCACACAAAAACTGAGAATGCGGGTGCACTACAGCAACAATTACGAGAATGCCTTCTGGGATGGCAGCCAGATGACATTTGGTGATGGCCAGAGCTACTTCTACCCACTGGTTAGCCTCGATGTTTCCGCTCACGAAGTCAGCCACGGCTTTACCGAGCAAAACTCTGATTTGAATTACTACAATCAGTCCGGCGGTATCAATGAAGCCTTCTCTGATATTGCCGGTGAAGCTGCCGAGTACTATATGCGCGGCAGCAATGACTGGTTGGTAGGGGCCGAAATCTTTAAGTCCAGCGGAGCACTCCGCTACTTTGAAGATCCAACTGACGATGGCAGCTCTATCGGACACGCCGATGACTACTACAACGGCATGGACGTACACTACAGCTCCGGCGTCTTTAACCGGGCCTTCTACCTACTGGCGAACACCAGCGGCTGGGATACCCGCACAGCATTCGATCCCTTTGTTCTTGCCAACCAGATGTATTGGAGCGCCAATACAGATTTTGATGAGGGTGCCTGTGGTGTTTTCTCTGCGGCATCAGATTTAGGCTACGACACTGATGATGTTGCTGCCGCCTTCTCCACGGTCGGCGTTTCCACCAGCAGCTGCGGTGGCGGTGGCGGTGGTGGCGGTGGTAATGAAGGCGGAGAACTCGAAAACGGGGTTACGGAGACCGATATCGAGGGCGGCAGCGGTGATGAAGTTAACTTCACCCTGGATGTACCTGCTGATGCCACAGACCTGTCTTTTGTAATGTCCGGCGGAAGTGGCGATGCCGACCTCTACGTTCGCTTTGGTAGCGCGCCGACCACCAGTACTTATGACTGCCGTCCGTATAGTTCTGGCAACAATGAAACTTGTGATATCGCTGACGCTGACCTGCAGGGCGGAACCTATTACGTCATGGTGCGCGGCTACTCCTCCTTCTCCGATGTCACCCTGGTAGGCAGTTACACCGGTGGTGGCGGTGGTGGTAGCGACAGCTGGGAAGAAACCAACCTTTCTGGTTCCCGCAATAGCTGGCAGCACTTCACCATTGAGGTTGACGCTGGAGCTTCTACCCTGAGCGCCGTAATGGAAGGTGGCAGCGGAGATGCAGATCTCTATGTTCGCCACAGCCAAGAGCCTACCCGTACAGCGTACGA
This DNA window, taken from Microbulbifer sp. MKSA007, encodes the following:
- a CDS encoding FAD-binding oxidoreductase — encoded protein: MKVMNRLDEHTESYYAATANDLQEYPCLEGNVEADVCIIGGGYTGLSSALHLAERGYRVVLLEANRIGWGASGRNGGHVGVGQRRSQGDLEAMFGFDTAKQLWDLSINAVQLVESLIVRHQIQCDLKRGIMHLAAKSSHDKYLQDETEELREKYDYRQVEYIDKEEVRQLVSSKRYLGAQLDFGSLHLHPLNFALGLARAAVSAGARFFECSGVQGYSSSSPFTVKTARGKVKAEKLILACNGYLKDLEPRLAGRIMPINNFVLATEPLPEGLAREIIANDFALQDTLFVINYWKLSGDNRLIFGGGENYTRRFPKDIRSFVRKYMLRVYPQLENTAVDFGWGGTLAITMNRMPCIGQLQSGLYYSQGYSGHGVPTATFAGKLLADAIYGESEGYNVFSSLPKVEFPGGTLLRWPGLVLGMLFHSLLDRFGS
- a CDS encoding glutamine synthetase family protein produces the protein MDKITNWLANHNIAEVECLVPDMSGNARGKFTPTDKFLTQDSRLPESILVQTVTGDYVDEHNELVDPADTDMLLIPDPNSVRLNPWANDPTAQIIHDCHSRDGDPHPISTRNILKFVLEKYADRGWKPIVAPEVEFYLVKRNLDPDEKLSAPVGRSGRTEKTRQSYSIDAANEYEPIIEDMYDFCEAQGLDVDTLIHESGTAQMEINFLHGDPLHLADQVFTFKRTVRETALRHGIYATFMAKPMEDEPGSALHLHQSVADRKTGENIFVDNTGKESNNFLHFIGGMQKYTPGFISFFAPNVNSYRRFTPEMAAPTSLHWGYDNRTTGLRVPDSSPQSKRLENRFPGADCNPYLAIAASLACGYLGMTNKVAPSAPYQGDCSKESITLPRTQEHALTLLSDCDEATEMFGSKFVKAWSAIKRNEYEEFNRVISSWEREFLLLNV
- a CDS encoding M4 family metallopeptidase, yielding MKHFVGLSCTLALAISAHAVERVPATADMLSPQTLAATGGSDMALEKVRERTLVNGKTVARYQQTHKGIPVYGQTVTSSGQGLITEVRGNVITGLELEVPNIKAFINEDNAIERAMDHQINWRTQQGVIQGALSVQALKLEAHNPKKKLYVYIDEQDNARLAYLVNWVEYGDEPTRPFYFIDAMTGEVLKHWDGLNFAQNATGPGGNSKTGRYEYGTDYPHMIVDDSCAMDTDNVETVDMNHSTNGGSIHSFTCPDNDYKSINGAYSPLNDAHFFGGVVFDLYSDWYNTSPLTQKLRMRVHYSNNYENAFWDGSQMTFGDGQSYFYPLVSLDVSAHEVSHGFTEQNSDLNYYNQSGGINEAFSDIAGEAAEYYMRGSNDWLVGAEIFKSSGALRYFEDPTDDGSSIGHADDYYNGMDVHYSSGVFNRAFYLLANTSGWDTRTAFDPFVLANQMYWSANTDFDEGACGVFSAASDLGYDTDDVAAAFSTVGVSTSSCGGGGGGGGGNEGGELENGVTETDIEGGSGDEVNFTLDVPADATDLSFVMSGGSGDADLYVRFGSAPTTSTYDCRPYSSGNNETCDIADADLQGGTYYVMVRGYSSFSDVTLVGSYTGGGGGGSDSWEETNLSGSRNSWQHFTIEVDAGASTLSAVMEGGSGDADLYVRHSQEPTRTAYDCRPYQWGNDESCTISNPDAGTWYISIRAYSAYSGVTLSASTE